A single Nostoc sp. PCC 7107 DNA region contains:
- a CDS encoding PLP-dependent aminotransferase family protein, producing the protein MDFVINIDPKAALPLHRQVYTEIRQAILTGRLTPGEKLPSTRVLAQLLTVSRATVTQSYEMLLSEGYLETIIGSGTFVCRQLPDELLNTTPIQAKSQKIYDSISLSTYGKSLSQGKYLHLPEAEVDISFSYGRPAFDQFPIKLWRKLLSRHCQANKYILDYTYDSQGYLLLREAIAAYLSRSRAVKCNSGQIIIVGGSQQGIDLITRILIDRGDWVAVEDPGYLSARRAFLAQGANLFPVSVDKSGLIVNHLTTAIIPKVKLVYVTPSHQFPTGATLSLARRLELLAWAQKSRVMIIEDDYDSEYRYGERPIPALQGLDQGNSVIYVGTFSKVLFPALRLGYLVLPANLVPIFARGKWLADRQCNLLEQYALTDFISEGHLERHIRRMRSLYDGRRQTLVQSLFEHFGNTIEILGENAGMHLMVKFNTQLGDDEIVQRAALAGVNIGAAYPQYLKDSPGSEFIFGYAELSNQKIQEGVRRLAEVIPIQN; encoded by the coding sequence ATGGATTTTGTCATCAATATCGACCCCAAAGCCGCTTTACCTTTGCATCGCCAAGTTTACACAGAAATTCGTCAGGCGATTCTTACAGGAAGGTTAACCCCAGGAGAAAAATTACCTTCAACCCGTGTACTGGCTCAATTGCTTACTGTTTCTCGCGCCACTGTCACCCAAAGTTATGAGATGCTCCTGAGTGAAGGTTATCTAGAAACTATTATTGGTTCAGGTACATTTGTCTGTCGTCAACTTCCTGATGAATTACTCAACACCACACCAATTCAGGCAAAATCACAAAAAATTTATGATTCCATATCTTTATCAACCTATGGTAAAAGTTTGAGTCAGGGCAAATACTTACACCTACCAGAAGCAGAGGTAGATATTAGCTTTAGTTATGGACGACCAGCTTTTGATCAGTTCCCCATCAAGTTGTGGCGTAAGCTTTTGTCTCGCCATTGTCAAGCTAATAAATATATTCTTGATTATACTTACGACTCTCAAGGTTATCTACTTCTGCGGGAGGCGATCGCTGCTTATTTATCTCGCTCCAGAGCAGTGAAATGTAATTCAGGGCAAATCATTATTGTTGGTGGTTCACAACAGGGTATTGACTTAATTACTCGGATATTAATTGATCGGGGTGATTGGGTAGCGGTGGAAGACCCTGGTTATTTAAGTGCTAGACGAGCTTTTTTAGCGCAGGGAGCTAATTTATTCCCTGTAAGTGTAGATAAATCAGGGTTAATCGTCAATCATTTAACAACAGCTATAATTCCTAAAGTTAAGCTGGTTTATGTCACGCCATCACACCAATTTCCGACAGGTGCGACATTATCTCTGGCTCGTAGATTAGAGTTATTAGCTTGGGCGCAAAAATCAAGGGTAATGATTATTGAAGATGACTATGACAGTGAGTATCGTTATGGTGAGCGACCCATACCAGCATTGCAAGGATTAGACCAAGGTAACTCAGTCATCTATGTGGGGACATTCTCTAAAGTACTCTTTCCGGCTTTGCGTCTGGGTTATTTAGTTTTACCAGCAAATTTAGTCCCAATATTTGCCCGTGGGAAATGGTTAGCAGATCGGCAATGTAATTTATTAGAACAGTATGCCTTGACTGATTTTATTAGCGAAGGACATTTAGAACGACATATTAGAAGGATGCGATCGCTTTACGATGGGCGCAGGCAAACTTTGGTGCAGTCTTTGTTTGAGCATTTTGGTAACACAATTGAAATCTTGGGAGAAAATGCCGGAATGCACTTAATGGTAAAATTCAATACCCAACTCGGCGATGATGAAATAGTTCAGCGTGCGGCGCTTGCTGGAGTCAATATTGGGGCAGCTTATCCTCAATATTTAAAAGATAGCCCTGGTAGTGAATTTATCTTTGGATATGCTGAACTCAGCAATCAGAAAATACAAGAAGGAGTACGTCGATTAGCTGAGGTTATACCAATCCAAAATTAA
- a CDS encoding DUF938 domain-containing protein has translation MTTQDARQYAPATDRNREPILEVLLKVLPGSGTVLEIASGTGEHAVYFASKLKNCLWLPTDVSPQARASIVAWTEHYQCQNVYPPLELDVKEPVWVVEKETTTNWLNTSPITAIVNINMIHISPWSACLGLMAGASRILPVGGILYLYGPFKQGGEHTAPSNAAFDEYLRAQNPEWGVRNLEDVITVARTENLIVKQIDKMPANNLSVVFERTEK, from the coding sequence ATGACAACACAAGACGCACGACAATATGCCCCAGCCACCGATCGCAATCGTGAACCAATTCTCGAAGTACTTTTAAAAGTCTTGCCTGGGAGTGGTACAGTCTTGGAAATTGCCAGTGGTACAGGTGAACACGCAGTATATTTTGCATCCAAACTCAAAAATTGTCTGTGGCTGCCAACAGATGTTAGCCCTCAAGCCAGAGCCAGCATCGTTGCCTGGACTGAACATTATCAATGTCAGAATGTTTATCCGCCGCTAGAGCTTGATGTCAAAGAACCAGTTTGGGTAGTAGAGAAAGAAACAACAACCAACTGGCTAAATACTTCACCAATTACGGCGATTGTCAATATTAATATGATTCACATTTCACCTTGGTCAGCTTGTTTAGGACTGATGGCAGGGGCTAGTCGCATCTTACCTGTTGGTGGTATCCTCTACTTATATGGGCCTTTTAAACAAGGTGGAGAACATACAGCACCAAGTAATGCAGCTTTTGATGAATATCTGCGCGCCCAAAACCCAGAATGGGGTGTGCGTAACTTAGAGGATGTCATAACCGTAGCTAGAACAGAAAATCTTATCGTGAAGCAGATTGACAAAATGCCTGCCAATAATCTCTCAGTAGTTTTTGAACGGACTGAGAAGTAA
- a CDS encoding response regulator, which produces MLKAILFSIPRYQQKNSLASARILIVEDEILVAREIESYLHKIGYEVVSIIMTRNTVIQQVIQFLYEAVLNKEIVLNNKLVKSPK; this is translated from the coding sequence ATGCTGAAAGCGATTTTGTTTAGTATTCCCAGATATCAGCAGAAAAATAGTTTGGCAAGTGCCAGAATTTTGATAGTAGAAGATGAAATCCTAGTCGCCAGGGAAATTGAAAGTTACTTACACAAGATAGGATATGAAGTAGTCAGCATTATTATGACAAGAAATACAGTCATACAGCAAGTTATACAATTTCTTTATGAAGCTGTGCTAAATAAAGAAATTGTATTAAATAATAAACTAGTAAAATCACCCAAATGA
- a CDS encoding ATP-binding sensor histidine kinase translates to MISTQINIPGYIVNEQIYDGSRTVVYRAVKEIDDKPVVIKLLKNSYPSFGELVQFRNQYTIAKNLNYPGIIQTYNLESCQNGYILVMEDFGGIALKQWGVEKNSAFLQEFLEIAIALCNTLDILYRERIIHKDIKPANILINPETKQVKLIDFSIASLLPRETQTLVNPNVLEGTLAYISPEQTGRMNRGIDYRTDFYSLGVTFFELLTGELPFASSDPMELIHCHIAKAPQLLHKLNSHVPSLLSEIVNKLMAKNAEDRYQSALGLKYDLENCLHQLKATNEIQRFKIATRDVCDRFIIPDKLYGRKAEVETLLQAFERVSTGATEMMLVAGFSGIGKTAVVNEVHKPIVRQRGYFIKGKYDQFNRNIPFSAFVQAFRDLMRQLISESDIQLQTWKTKILEVLGDNGKILIDVIPELERIIGNQPPATELSGTAAENRFNLLLQKFVQVFTNQEHPLVIFLDDLQWADSASLKLLQLLMQDTEYLLILGAYRDNEVSPTHPFILIVDELKKTGAVVNKIILQPLSKINLNQLVADSLNCESLLAQPLTTLIYQKTQGNPFFATQFLKALNNEHLITLDLESRHWQCDIAQIKALAITDDVVEFMSLQLQKFPPQTQNILKLAACIGAQFDLQTLAIISEQVLETTAADLWKALQAGLIIPNTEIYKFFVQSDSASISHAVVNPIYRFLHDRVQQAAYSLIPNNQKQATHLKIGRLLLQKSSEIEKEEKLFDIVGHLNQGQALIHQQQEREALAKLNLEAGNKARNSTAYTAAREYFQTGIELLEVDCWHNQYELTLNLYVAATEASYLNGDFDGMEQLAALVLQQAQTILDKVKIYEIQIAALTASSQILAAIAVGREAVGQLGIELPTQVDEITIGKALEAVKQQLQGREIAALIDLPVMSEATAQAAIQILGMLFPPVLLGMPSLMPILGATMVRLSLEFGNTPASIPGYTIHGMVMCAFFGEVEIGYEFGKLAISLLEKLNARRMKCVTLNLFGSFIQHRRQALSTAQLIQKESYMAGMETGDFLYAGYSIQGYAFVGLFTGAELHSLASELSTYHAALVQVKQDSARIYLEMVQQTVAQFRETVSQPDCLIGSFYDETVMFPKHKQDKDLTAFAFTYCYKLSLAYSFGNYQAALDYIIQIQSYLMAVSGMIIVPLFHFYAALTQLALVSSQSEAAEIIAEVESHQQTLHQWVQDAPMNHLHKWHLVEAEKYRVGGDKLAAMEHYEQAITIAKTNQFLNEEALANELAAKFYLDWGKEKIAQTYMIEAYYCYARWGAKAKVIDLETRYPQLLLPILHKQQLAFKPAETIMSLSSHTIQGSSLSNTSLSEALDLATILKAFQSLASEIELEKLLSTLLQVILENAGAGKCALLIPKGDSWVIEALSELQQPAIILQSLPWDEIVPISLINRVKNTSVAAVVENAVVEPTLLADPYILHHTPKSIFCAPILNQGKLIGILYLENNLTVGAFTNDRLQLLKLLTTQVAISLENAQLYHQLENYSHILEQKVEERTQALTAKATQLESTLDKLYSTQSQLIQAEKMSGLGQLVAGIAHEINNPINFIYGNLQPASEYVTSLIELNNLYRRLYPQPLPEIAQKIADIELDFLVNDLQNIFSSMRVGVNRISQIVLSLRNFSRLDESEIKPVDIHSGIDSTLLILQHRLHNNSQHPEITVIKQYGVLPLVNCYASALNQVFMNIINNAIDALEISDVCQPSIIIHTEFKEQKNVIIRIQDNGIGISNSVQHQIFNPFFTTKSVGSGTGLGLSTSYSIVVEKHGGQLSCISAPGEGTEFIIELPVF, encoded by the coding sequence ATGATTAGCACTCAAATAAATATTCCCGGATATATAGTTAATGAGCAAATTTATGATGGTTCGAGAACTGTAGTTTATCGAGCAGTTAAAGAAATTGACGACAAACCTGTTGTTATCAAACTACTGAAAAATTCTTACCCCAGCTTTGGCGAACTTGTACAATTCCGCAATCAGTATACAATAGCGAAAAATCTCAACTATCCCGGAATTATTCAAACTTATAATTTAGAATCTTGCCAAAATGGTTATATATTGGTGATGGAAGATTTTGGGGGAATTGCTCTCAAACAGTGGGGAGTGGAGAAAAACTCAGCATTTCTCCAGGAATTTTTAGAAATTGCGATCGCACTGTGCAACACCTTAGATATACTCTACCGAGAGCGGATTATTCACAAGGATATTAAACCCGCCAATATTTTAATTAATCCCGAAACTAAACAAGTAAAATTAATTGACTTTAGCATTGCATCACTTCTACCACGAGAAACGCAAACCCTTGTTAACCCCAACGTGTTGGAAGGAACACTGGCTTATATATCTCCTGAACAGACAGGGAGAATGAATCGAGGAATAGATTATCGCACAGATTTTTATTCTTTGGGTGTAACTTTTTTTGAATTACTCACAGGTGAGTTACCATTTGCATCAAGTGATCCAATGGAATTGATACATTGTCACATTGCTAAAGCACCACAATTACTACATAAACTTAATTCCCACGTCCCATCTTTGCTATCGGAGATAGTCAATAAATTGATGGCAAAAAATGCCGAAGACCGTTATCAAAGTGCATTGGGACTGAAATATGATTTAGAAAATTGTCTACATCAACTAAAAGCAACTAATGAAATTCAGAGATTTAAAATTGCTACTAGGGATGTGTGCGATCGCTTTATCATTCCTGATAAACTTTATGGACGAAAAGCTGAAGTAGAAACCTTACTTCAAGCATTTGAGCGAGTTAGCACTGGCGCAACAGAAATGATGCTGGTGGCTGGTTTTTCGGGAATTGGAAAAACAGCAGTTGTTAATGAAGTGCATAAACCCATTGTCCGCCAACGGGGTTATTTTATTAAAGGCAAATATGACCAATTTAATCGCAATATTCCCTTCAGTGCTTTTGTCCAAGCATTCCGCGATTTAATGAGACAATTAATTTCAGAATCTGATATACAGTTACAAACTTGGAAAACCAAAATTTTGGAAGTTTTAGGTGATAATGGAAAAATTCTAATTGATGTCATTCCAGAGTTAGAACGTATTATAGGTAATCAACCGCCAGCTACCGAACTATCGGGAACTGCTGCTGAAAATAGATTTAATTTGCTCTTGCAAAAGTTTGTGCAAGTTTTTACCAATCAAGAACATCCCTTAGTCATATTTTTAGATGACTTGCAATGGGCAGATTCGGCATCGCTGAAATTGCTGCAACTGTTAATGCAAGACACAGAATATTTATTAATATTGGGTGCATATCGAGATAATGAAGTATCACCAACTCACCCATTTATCCTGATTGTCGATGAGCTAAAAAAAACTGGAGCAGTAGTAAATAAAATTATCCTCCAACCATTAAGCAAAATTAATCTCAATCAGCTAGTTGCAGATTCTCTAAATTGTGAATCATTGCTTGCTCAACCTTTGACAACATTAATCTATCAAAAAACGCAAGGTAATCCTTTTTTCGCCACCCAATTTCTCAAAGCCTTAAATAATGAGCATCTCATTACACTTGACTTAGAGTCACGACATTGGCAGTGTGATATTGCTCAGATTAAAGCTTTAGCCATTACTGATGATGTGGTGGAATTTATGTCCCTACAATTGCAAAAATTCCCCCCACAAACTCAAAATATTCTCAAACTAGCAGCTTGTATTGGGGCGCAGTTTGATTTGCAGACATTGGCGATTATTTCAGAACAAGTACTAGAAACAACGGCGGCTGATTTATGGAAAGCTTTGCAAGCCGGACTGATTATTCCAAATACAGAAATTTATAAATTTTTTGTTCAATCTGATAGTGCATCGATTTCTCATGCAGTAGTTAATCCAATTTATCGCTTTTTACATGACCGAGTTCAACAAGCAGCTTATTCCCTAATTCCCAATAATCAAAAGCAAGCAACTCATCTCAAAATTGGACGGTTACTTCTACAAAAATCCTCAGAAATAGAAAAAGAAGAAAAGCTGTTTGATATTGTCGGGCATTTGAATCAAGGACAAGCATTAATTCATCAACAACAGGAACGAGAAGCTTTAGCAAAACTCAACTTGGAAGCTGGGAATAAAGCCAGAAATTCCACTGCATACACCGCAGCTAGAGAGTATTTTCAGACTGGAATTGAGTTATTAGAGGTTGATTGTTGGCACAATCAGTATGAATTGACACTGAATTTATATGTTGCAGCAACAGAAGCTAGTTATTTAAATGGTGATTTTGACGGTATGGAACAACTTGCTGCGTTGGTATTGCAGCAAGCACAAACCATTCTCGACAAAGTGAAAATTTACGAAATTCAAATTGCAGCATTAACAGCTAGTAGCCAAATATTAGCAGCGATCGCAGTGGGCAGAGAAGCTGTAGGGCAATTGGGAATAGAATTACCCACTCAAGTAGACGAAATCACAATTGGCAAAGCCCTAGAAGCGGTTAAGCAGCAACTCCAAGGCCGAGAAATTGCCGCACTGATTGACTTACCAGTCATGAGTGAAGCCACGGCTCAAGCTGCAATACAAATATTAGGAATGTTGTTTCCACCAGTTTTGCTTGGAATGCCCAGTTTAATGCCCATTCTGGGCGCGACGATGGTGCGATTATCACTGGAGTTTGGCAATACTCCCGCCTCAATACCTGGCTATACAATTCATGGTATGGTGATGTGCGCCTTTTTTGGCGAAGTTGAAATTGGCTATGAGTTTGGTAAATTAGCCATATCCTTACTAGAGAAGTTGAATGCTCGCAGGATGAAGTGCGTCACTCTCAACTTGTTCGGATCTTTCATCCAACATCGCCGACAAGCACTGTCAACAGCGCAACTCATCCAGAAAGAAAGCTATATGGCGGGGATGGAAACCGGCGATTTTCTCTATGCTGGCTATAGCATACAAGGGTATGCTTTTGTGGGGTTGTTTACTGGTGCAGAACTGCATAGCTTGGCATCTGAATTGTCTACTTATCATGCTGCTTTAGTTCAAGTCAAACAAGATTCGGCACGGATTTATTTAGAGATGGTGCAGCAAACAGTGGCACAATTTAGAGAAACGGTGAGCCAGCCTGATTGCTTAATTGGCAGTTTCTACGATGAAACAGTGATGTTTCCAAAGCACAAGCAAGACAAGGATCTCACTGCATTTGCCTTTACTTATTGCTACAAACTTTCGCTTGCCTACTCTTTTGGCAATTATCAGGCTGCTCTCGACTATATCATTCAAATTCAGTCTTATTTAATGGCAGTGTCAGGAATGATTATTGTTCCACTTTTCCATTTCTATGCTGCCCTAACTCAGCTTGCACTTGTTTCCAGCCAATCAGAAGCGGCGGAAATTATCGCCGAAGTCGAAAGTCATCAACAAACTCTGCATCAATGGGTGCAAGATGCCCCCATGAATCATTTACATAAATGGCATTTAGTTGAGGCGGAAAAATATCGTGTTGGCGGTGATAAATTAGCCGCAATGGAACATTACGAACAAGCCATTACCATTGCTAAAACTAACCAATTTCTTAACGAAGAAGCCTTAGCCAACGAACTTGCCGCCAAATTTTATCTTGATTGGGGCAAAGAAAAAATTGCTCAAACCTACATGATTGAAGCTTACTACTGTTATGCGCGGTGGGGTGCAAAAGCCAAAGTCATCGATTTAGAAACCCGCTATCCCCAACTACTCCTACCAATTCTGCACAAACAACAACTAGCTTTCAAACCAGCAGAAACAATCATGTCTCTCTCATCTCACACAATCCAAGGCTCCTCCCTGAGTAATACTAGTCTCTCAGAAGCCCTCGATTTGGCAACTATTCTCAAAGCCTTTCAATCACTTGCCAGCGAAATTGAGTTGGAGAAATTACTTTCAACTTTACTTCAAGTGATTCTCGAAAATGCGGGAGCCGGTAAATGTGCATTACTCATACCCAAAGGAGATTCTTGGGTGATTGAGGCATTATCCGAACTGCAACAGCCTGCCATAATTTTACAATCTCTGCCCTGGGATGAAATAGTACCTATTAGCCTAATTAATCGAGTTAAAAATACCTCGGTTGCGGCTGTAGTGGAAAATGCAGTCGTCGAGCCAACACTACTGGCTGATCCTTATATTCTGCACCATACACCTAAGAGTATTTTTTGTGCACCAATTCTCAACCAAGGCAAATTGATTGGCATTTTGTACTTAGAAAATAATTTGACAGTGGGAGCATTTACAAACGATCGCCTACAACTTCTCAAACTTCTGACAACCCAAGTAGCAATTTCTCTAGAAAACGCCCAACTTTATCATCAATTAGAAAATTATTCCCACATTCTAGAGCAAAAAGTTGAAGAACGCACCCAGGCATTAACAGCTAAGGCAACTCAGCTAGAATCAACACTTGATAAACTATACTCGACTCAATCCCAATTAATTCAAGCCGAAAAAATGTCAGGATTAGGACAGTTAGTTGCAGGAATTGCTCATGAAATTAATAATCCAATTAATTTTATCTATGGCAATTTACAACCAGCTAGTGAATATGTGACATCTTTAATTGAATTAAATAACTTATATCGGCGACTTTACCCACAACCATTGCCAGAAATTGCTCAAAAAATCGCTGATATTGAGCTGGATTTTCTCGTCAATGATTTACAAAATATTTTTTCATCCATGAGAGTGGGAGTAAATCGCATTAGCCAAATTGTGCTGTCACTGCGGAATTTTTCTCGTTTGGATGAATCAGAAATCAAACCAGTAGATATTCACTCTGGCATTGATAGCACGTTGTTAATTTTACAACATCGACTGCACAATAATAGTCAACATCCAGAGATTACGGTCATTAAACAATATGGAGTATTACCTTTAGTTAATTGTTATGCTTCTGCTCTCAATCAAGTGTTTATGAATATCATTAATAACGCCATAGATGCTTTAGAAATATCAGATGTTTGCCAACCAAGCATTATAATTCATACAGAATTTAAAGAACAAAAAAATGTAATTATTCGCATACAAGACAATGGTATTGGTATAAGTAATTCTGTGCAACATCAGATATTTAATCCATTTTTTACAACAAAATCAGTAGGTAGTGGTACAGGTTTAGGATTATCAACTAGTTATTCAATTGTGGTAGAAAAACATGGTGGTCAATTAAGTTGTATTTCAGCACCAGGAGAGGGTACAGAATTTATTATTGAACTTCCAGTGTTTTAA